The Mucilaginibacter rubeus genomic interval CCAACAAGCAACTGCACAGTAAATAAAATACCTTAAACTTCGGAGAATTCTCCTTTATAAAAATATACAAAAGATATACCAACGCAATCGCTATCTGCATGGAAAAAAAAGTAGCGTGGATCTCCAACGGCTCAGAAAAATTATGATTGGTAAAGGCAGGAGATACCAGAGCTTTGAGCGGTAAATGATAATACCTGATAGTAATAAGCGCCTGCAAAAAAAGATACGCGATGGTAACCGTACATCCTACCGAAAATATTAGTAACAGGTTGTTCCGGTACTTTATTATATCGAGCGGATTAAAGCAAAATATCAGTGGGATAAGCAAAATGGTAACCTGCCTGCCAACTTCTGTAAAAGCCTGCGGTTTATTGGTGCTGTAAATGGTGCTGATCAGTGTCACTAAAAAAACAGCAGCTAAAGCAAAGTTTACGGTTGTTAATAATGGCTTTATCGTGATTTTACGGATTTGTATAATAGTATGCAGTGCCAGGCCTATTAACAACAGGTGGCTGTAAAACATATTGAACGGCAGGCTCAGTAGCAATAGCATCAGCAGGTAATAGCTGATCCTGTTATTCAGCGTATCATCAGGCTTTAGCAGGTTTTTCATGTTGATTGCGGTAGCATTCCAGTATAAAATCTTCGTAGTCGTTGATCACCATTTCCCAGTTAAACTGGTATTGAATTTTGTGAAGGTTATTCTTTACCATTTCGCGTTCGGGATCCTTACGCTGTACGTTCTCAACCAGGTGCCGAACCTCATTCGCGTTATCGAAATAAAACGCATCTGAGTTAAGTACAGCTTTGTTGAAGGGGTTATTATGCGCGGCTATGAGCGCTTCGCTGGCCATGGCTTCAAGTAAAGAAGGATTAGTGCCACCTACGCTATGCCCGTGGAAATACAGGTAACTGTTGTTCTGTAGTGCGCGTACCACCGAGTTGTCAAAATTTGCCCCTTTAAACTGGATCCGGTCGTCGTTTTTAAAGCGATGTGTAATGAATTTACCAAAACGGTTACTGGTGTCGCCCAAAACCATGAAGCTCTTCTTTGATGAACTGCTATTAAAACCCTCCAAAATGGTTTCGATATTGTTTTCCGGCTCCATGCGGGCCATCAGTAAAAAGTAATCTTCCTTAAGCACTTCGCTTTTATCAAATTGCTCACGCTCCTGTTCCGAAAACAGATCGGCACCATAAGGGATATAGCGGCTCTCAACCTCATACTTATCCTTAAGATAAGATCTGATCACCCTTGAATCGGAGATATAATATTGGCTGTGTTTTACGGCCAGCTTTTCGGCATACTTCAAAAACTTTTGCACTGGTTTTGAGTATTTGGAGCGTTTCCATTCCAGGCCATCCATATTGGTGATGATGACACTGTTTGGTGGATAAAGGTGCCCCCAAACCGAACTACTGGTATAGCCCATAAGCAGTACTACATCAAACTTGCGTTTGCGGGCATCCATAAGACAATTAAAATCATACGCAAATTGTCCGGCAGTACCTATAAGATACTCAGGATCGTAGCAGTGAACAATGTTGACACCGTTCCAGGTATCAGCTTTGTAAGGGTGATTGTGCGAATTATAAACGGTAACCGAGTGGCCCTTTTTTACCAAACCTGCCGATACATATTCTGAAATATGCTCAAACCCGCCATAGTAGTTCGGGATGCCCCGCGTTCCTAAAATCGCTATTTTTAGTTTCATGACAATGAAAGTTTGCTTGTAATAAATTGTAAAATATGATACTGCTTTTTTCCCAGTGGTACTGATGAGCAACGTGCTCCGCTACTCGCTTGGTAAAGGCGTAGCCGGGAGGCTGCTCAACAGCAAATGCCAGTTTTTGCTCAAAGTCGGCTTGATTGGCTGGATTGAAAGCATATGGCGCGAAGAAGTTAAAGTTCTTCATCGCTGTTTCTGACGAGCACAACACTGGTGCACCGCAAATGGCCGCTTCAAGCGGCGGGATGCCGAAACCTTCGGCTTTTGAAGGATATACAAACAACCTGCAGGCGCGATAAAATGCTGCCAAATCAGCCTGCTCTGCCTGTGGTATCCACCTGAAAAATTGCTTTTGCTCGGCAGTGAGGCTTTTGATGAGCTCGTTTAGCCCAGGGGTATATATTGATGCCTTACCGATGAACACCAGGCTGATACCTTTTTCATATAACTTCAGGCTTAAATATTTCTGAAGCAATAAGAGATGGTTTTTGCGCGGCTCAATACGGCTGGTATACAGGATAAAATTGCTGATGCCGAATTTCTTTGCTACCCAATCCTCAGCCTCTTGCTTTGAGGCCTGGTATTGCAACAGCGAGTTGCTTACCCCATTTTGGATGATGTGCATTTCATCCGCGGGAATCTGGTAATAATCACAAATACGGCTTTTGGAATACTCAGATACAGTGGTTTTTATATCGGCATTTTTAATGCTCCGGCCAAAAAGATAGTTGCGTGGTATGCTAAACAGAATTGGGAAATCCTTTCTGAAATCATTAAAAAGCATATCATGCATGGTCACAATATATTGGCAGCCCGCTATTTTTTTAGGGCTGATATATTGAAAGTGGGCAAAATCAAACTTGTATTTTTTGATGTATGCCGGTATATCAAAAATAAAACGCAGAATGTTTATCCCCCGGTTCTTATAAGGCAATATGTTTTGCGGCGGCAGCAACGGAAACTGTTTACGAATGTTATCTGTATCGCGTGCGCCGATATAAATATCTATGTCCGGGCGCTCGGCCAGCAAGTGATTATATAGCTCACGTATAAAAGTCTGCGCGCCCTGAAATTCTTTATCAAAGGAGTGTGCATCAACAAACAATTTTATCTTTTTAGCTGCCATAGTTCAACTCCTTTTGATTTAAAACAGCGGTTGGCAGTTCCGTCTCTTCTAAGCGGAAGCTACCTTTGGCCAAATGATATAACCTGATCAGTGTACGCTCGGGCAAAAATGTCATCAGCAGTAAAAAGTAATTTTTAATATGCAGCGGACTGATGGATAATGTTTTGATCAGGTTTTTTCTTGCCTTTTCCGGCTGGTAATTATTCCACAGGTATTTTTTGCCTATCAGCGCATAATAAGCGCCTTTTTTAATGCGTGGAGATAATTGCTTTATACCGATTTCGGATAGTTGCTTTCCTTCAGCTTCTGTGATGCTATGCTTACGCAGCGTATTGTATTTGATCTGCCTGAATTTGCCTGTGCGCCATTTTTCATCAATGGTGATAGACTCGGCATTGAGCCTCACTTTAATGAGTGGCTGATTAAGATTAAAGGCTTTTTCGTGTTTGAGGATACCTGCCCATAAAAAGTGGTCTTCAAATGTGTAGGCCAATTCGTTATAGCCGCCTGCGTTTAAAATAACATCGCGCTTATAAAACACGCTTGAGTGGATAAAAGGGCAAATTTTATAGCTAAGCTGACGGATTTCATTGTGGCTCAAAGCATCTGGTTGCCAGGTGAATATCAGGTCGCCGCGCACATCGGTATAGTCAACGCCCGAACCTATAATGCTGTAATATGGGTGCGAAGTGATGAAATCATATTGAACCTGCAGACGGTAGGGATAACATACGTCATCAGCATCAAAACGGGCAATATAAGGGGCTCGTGCATGGCGTAAGCCTGTATTTAAGGCTGCGGCTACTCCCTTGTTTTCCTGGTTTAAAACCACTATGCGCTCATCGTTAAATGATTGGATGATATCCAGTGTATCATCAGTTGATCCGTCGTTTACAATGAGCAGTTCAAAATCGGTAAACGATTGCTCAAGTACCGACGTAATAGCTTCGCGGATATATTTACCGGCATTATAGGCCGGCATTAAAACAGTAATTTGAGGGTTATGCATAAGCCAGCTCCTCCTGCACTGTAGTTTTTGTTTTCAAATCAGATGAAGTGGTTTCTTTTATATTGAGGAATAGCATGAGCTCAAAAACTACCAGTACCGAGAGTTGCTCGAACCAGTAATCAAGAAAAAATATGCCCGCTACCATCATTAGTATGGGCAATCCATAGTTTAGTTTTTTATAGTTCCGTGCAAAAAAGCCGATATAGAAAATGATGAGGGCCAGTAATCCGAGGATGCCATACTCACTCAGTATTTGGTCGTAAGTAGAGTAGGGGTTATTGCGTACCGAACGGAACTCCGCATTCTTGCTGAAGAAGCTCAGATACAAATCAAGATGGTTGTGCATGAACGCCGGGTTGATATAAATATAGTTTTTGGGGTAGTCACCCCTGATACCTGCACCTGCGGCCCTGAAAGCTATCTTAGATGAAAAATTTCCCGGCCCTAAACCGGCTATACTTTTCAGTGGATGTGCAACCAGGTAATCAAATGTTTGTACGGTGCCGGTGATTTTACCGGGCAGCGCAGGCAGGAATGGTTCAACATGGCAAAGTGGCAATTGATCCCGATGGATAGCTATGCAGTCAAGCAATTGCTGTCTGTCAGGCGTCATCTCGCCGGTATTATAAAACTCGGCAAAATGAGTGTTAGGTTCAGGAATGTACAGTCGGCCGTAATCAGTAAGTGGTAAACCTTTAATTTTTTTATCAAGCTCGTTCAGCTTTTCCTGGCGGGCTTTAATGGTGCTCAGGCTATCCAGGTAATTTTGAGCGAATTTTCTGCGACGTTCGTCTCTGCTCAATACATTGGTTGTGCGAGAGGTTGCATCGCTCATAGTCGCTGTTTGCTTTTCCGGGCGATTTTCACGTAAGGCGCTTGCAGTAACTTCGTTAAGGTATTTACCATTTTGCGGCGATATTTTGGCCATGGAAACGATGTAGATCATCAACGCCACCACGATCATACTTTTTTGATTGCGTGTAGTTTTGAAAATGAATATAAATGCGAGGGTAAGCAGGAACAAAATACTGATCAGGTTACTGTAGGTAAGCACCAGTGTGCTCATACACACGATCATCATGGCCAGATTGCGTTTATAGATAAAGTAAAACACACCAAAGGCACACAGAACGGCATTAGTTGATGATATATCAAAGCTGATACCCATAACATCATCGCCGGTATTTATAAAGTAACGCTGGTGCATCCCCATATAGGCATAGGGGTTAATGCTTTTGGTGATCCACATGATATGCCCCAGGTTGGCGGCCGAAAAAACAGCGTTTATAATGAAAAAGATGATCAGTGTTCGGTAAATGGTTTCGGTATCGGATCCATCAACCATAAGCTTAACCTGGTGAATAGCCAGCAAGGCCAGTGCCCAACATATCAATGCCCATCCAAAAACGGGTATATAATACAGGTTGATAAAGTTTTTGTTGACTATTGCAGCAATAATGGCTATTGGGAAAACGAGCAGATAAAATAACGGAAGCCTTGAGTTACGTAGCTTAAAGCCAAATTGAAAATTAAACCGGCTTATGTAAACAAAAAGGAGCGCGACTATTTTAAATGGAATATGAACGTTGATAAAAAGCAACAGGAAGATCAACATCCGCCAATCGGCATAATTTTTCCATTTTTTAATATCAAAACCCGGCAAGCTGATTGTCATTATTCCTCTTGTATTTATTGATGTCTATTCCCGGTTTTGCAGGCCCGTTCGTGATTGTTTTGTTTAAATAGTTACGTGTCAAAAAAAGGAATGGTTGCCTCGGCATTGTGCCGATATATGCAGATATTTAACCGGCATATAAAAATGTTACAGGCAACCGGCCGGTAAAAACAATAGTATAAGGGTATAAACACTACAAGACATTGCTCAGAAGTAAAGCGTTCATCAGTTTTTTTTCGTCGGGTTTGCAGGCACTTGCCCTGCAAGTGCTTGGCAGTATCTTTTTCTATGTTATTTCTGTTTACCTGAGTAAGGACAGTTTTGGCATCATCAGCTGGATGAACGCCATGTCTATATTCATCACTACAATACTTGGTTTTGGATTGGAGCAGGTGGTGATCCGTCGTATAGCGGCCTCGCAACGGTCTGATTGGGCGGCGGCGGCATTTCTATTCCATTCGCTGGCCGCTTTTTTTGCAGCGCTTCTTATTTTATGGCTGCTCAGCTTGGTGCTGCACGGCGATATTTATCAGCTATTGCCCTGGTTTTTCATGGCGCAGGGCTTGCTTTTTTTGGGCATTCCGCTAAAGCAGTTTCTAAACGCTAAAGAAAAATTTACGCCTTATGGCGTTATCGCCATTATAAGCAATAGCTTAAGAGTTTGTGGTGCCTTTTATCTCGTAGCCGTCCATCAGCTACAGGTTCATTCCATCATCATGGTAATGATATGCACCGCCGGGGCCGAATTACTGGCATTGTTCATTTATGTTATCACCAACACAGGCTTTAGTTTTAAATTTCGATTTCAGGCTTATAAGAAGTTACTGAGCGAGTCTGCCGCACAATACGTATCTGTAATATTTGATATGAGCCTTTCGCGCATGGATTGGTTGTTGCTGGGTTTTATGGCAAGTAAAGCAGTTTTAGCCGATTATAGCTTTGCTTACCGCGCTTATGAACTTACCCGGCTGCCCATGCTTATTATAGCTCCCGTTATCTTACCGCGTTTATCACGATTGATGGCTTCAAAACCATCTGCCAAATTACAAGAACAAGTAAACGCCTTTAATACCGCCGAACTGTTATTGGCTATGCTGCTCCCGCTTGTTTTTAATACACTTTGGACACCCGTAGTTGGCATGATAACCGGAGGGAAATACGGCGCTACCAATGCCCCCG includes:
- a CDS encoding glycosyltransferase; translation: MHNPQITVLMPAYNAGKYIREAITSVLEQSFTDFELLIVNDGSTDDTLDIIQSFNDERIVVLNQENKGVAAALNTGLRHARAPYIARFDADDVCYPYRLQVQYDFITSHPYYSIIGSGVDYTDVRGDLIFTWQPDALSHNEIRQLSYKICPFIHSSVFYKRDVILNAGGYNELAYTFEDHFLWAGILKHEKAFNLNQPLIKVRLNAESITIDEKWRTGKFRQIKYNTLRKHSITEAEGKQLSEIGIKQLSPRIKKGAYYALIGKKYLWNNYQPEKARKNLIKTLSISPLHIKNYFLLLMTFLPERTLIRLYHLAKGSFRLEETELPTAVLNQKELNYGS
- a CDS encoding oligosaccharide flippase family protein, which produces MLRSKAFISFFSSGLQALALQVLGSIFFYVISVYLSKDSFGIISWMNAMSIFITTILGFGLEQVVIRRIAASQRSDWAAAAFLFHSLAAFFAALLILWLLSLVLHGDIYQLLPWFFMAQGLLFLGIPLKQFLNAKEKFTPYGVIAIISNSLRVCGAFYLVAVHQLQVHSIIMVMICTAGAELLALFIYVITNTGFSFKFRFQAYKKLLSESAAQYVSVIFDMSLSRMDWLLLGFMASKAVLADYSFAYRAYELTRLPMLIIAPVILPRLSRLMASKPSAKLQEQVNAFNTAELLLAMLLPLVFNTLWTPVVGMITGGKYGATNAPEFLILSLCIPLQFFINLLWSLSFSVKKYKAVSSVTLSCAVTNIGLNLVLIPLFNGIGSAVAFLITNLLQAALYYRLVNKHVMHISLRPFIILFPTALAGWFITSSINIHFLLRLLLGIAFYLVIAVVSRQLSRHTIQNSKKFLAQ
- a CDS encoding glycosyltransferase family 4 protein, which codes for MAAKKIKLFVDAHSFDKEFQGAQTFIRELYNHLLAERPDIDIYIGARDTDNIRKQFPLLPPQNILPYKNRGINILRFIFDIPAYIKKYKFDFAHFQYISPKKIAGCQYIVTMHDMLFNDFRKDFPILFSIPRNYLFGRSIKNADIKTTVSEYSKSRICDYYQIPADEMHIIQNGVSNSLLQYQASKQEAEDWVAKKFGISNFILYTSRIEPRKNHLLLLQKYLSLKLYEKGISLVFIGKASIYTPGLNELIKSLTAEQKQFFRWIPQAEQADLAAFYRACRLFVYPSKAEGFGIPPLEAAICGAPVLCSSETAMKNFNFFAPYAFNPANQADFEQKLAFAVEQPPGYAFTKRVAEHVAHQYHWEKSSIIFYNLLQANFHCHETKNSDFRNAGHPELLWRV
- a CDS encoding DUF1972 domain-containing protein, which translates into the protein MKLKIAILGTRGIPNYYGGFEHISEYVSAGLVKKGHSVTVYNSHNHPYKADTWNGVNIVHCYDPEYLIGTAGQFAYDFNCLMDARKRKFDVVLLMGYTSSSVWGHLYPPNSVIITNMDGLEWKRSKYSKPVQKFLKYAEKLAVKHSQYYISDSRVIRSYLKDKYEVESRYIPYGADLFSEQEREQFDKSEVLKEDYFLLMARMEPENNIETILEGFNSSSSKKSFMVLGDTSNRFGKFITHRFKNDDRIQFKGANFDNSVVRALQNNSYLYFHGHSVGGTNPSLLEAMASEALIAAHNNPFNKAVLNSDAFYFDNANEVRHLVENVQRKDPEREMVKNNLHKIQYQFNWEMVINDYEDFILECYRNQHEKPAKA